In the Micromonospora narathiwatensis genome, one interval contains:
- a CDS encoding type I polyketide synthase, which translates to MNDEDKLRSYLKRATADLRSTRQLLREVEDRAHEPVAIVGMACRYPGGIDTPEQLWDLLAAGGDAIGPFPTDRGWELDSLYDPDPDSPGTTYARDGGFLADAPGFDAAFFGISPREATAMDPQQRLLLETAWESVERAGIDPASLRGSATGVFAGVISQDYLARMSEPDPDLEGYLVTGNSGSVASGRIAYVLGLEGPAVTVDTACSSSLVAMHLAVQAIRGGECDMALAGGATILALPRPFIEFSRQRGLAPDGRCKPFAAAADGTGWGEGVGLLLLERLSVARERGHRILAVIRGSAVNQDGASNGLTAPNGPSQERVIRQALANARLTPADVDVVEAHGTGTTLGDPIEAQALLATYGQHRRDNQPLWLGSIKSNIGHTQAAAGVAGVIKMVQAMRHDLLPRSLHIDAPSPHVDWDSGNVRLLDQPVDWRQNGHPRRAGVSSFGVSGTNAHLIIEEAPADEPVGGGSEQTGSGTTMTSATPAGGDGAELTDLPGGGWVPWLLSAKTEPALREYARRLHDWTTNTDDLDLVGVAHALANRSAFPHRAVVLGRTANEIREALTALVDGVEHDNLNVGEAHDSGKIAFIYPGQGSQWPTMAHTLYRTSTVFRHSIQATHTALREHVDWSLLDIVLQRPTAASLNRVDVVQPVLYAVTTALTALWRHHGINPHAVIGHSQGEITAAHTTGTLTLDHAVRLITHRAKALTTIEGTGGMLAITGPTPEELPDLLERLAPEHTAGLHLAAHNAPTTCVLSGTTTAIHAAHQALTEQGFTAKIIPVNYASHCPHIDPLQAELTSATVHPQVSDTTFYSSTRQQATPGTELTTDYWWDNLRQPVHFHPTLQQLAADNHHTLIEISPHPLLAPTIDTESTTVCHTLRRDTDPWHTLLTNTAHLHTHTTHPITWTHLLPAARAHATPPTYPFHHQRYWSTVAPAAHPRRLGLQATSHPLLAATITTATSGEHLFTGHISSRAQPWLADHTIAGAGLLPATALVEFALHAGSVAGYPLLEELTLEAPVPLTDAATDLQVTVTGCDQPGRRTLAVHTRPADEPDAAWTTHATGLLTGDDDGESSVPPLAAWPPAGAEPIDLGGAYPRLAEAGYRFGPAFQGLRRAWRAGDDLYAEVALPDQMDVAGYAVHPALLDAALHPAVLAVLDEDADTVRQAFAWEQVRLHATGATALRVRLTRQSPERLALEAHDLAGELVLSAAGVLSRATSAEGIAAGAARPDRLFRMEWVPVPPAPAESTSSWVLVGADTARASGGLPGVPVIAKFGEAARDDATAPAVLVLPLPPGDDGDVPAAVHERTGRLLRTVRDWLGREELSESRLVVLTSGAVSIGAREPVTDLAGAACWGLLRSAQTEHPDRLIVIDTDHSPESARALAAAVGTATLRAEPQLALRAGGLRAPRLTPATVAPVAPVPLGPEGTVLVTGGTGTLGRLTARHLVTRHGVRHLLLVGRRGPEHPDAAAVVRELGDLGAAVTVAAGDLGDAAVVRDLLAGIDPAHPLTAVFHAAGVTDGGPVERLTERQLRDVLAPKVDAAWQLHRLTDAHLVLYSSIAGSLNTSGVANYAAANAFLDALAQHRRAQGLPATALAWGYWDVETGMSGAMSEADRRLLARAGLAALPVEEGMRLLDTALATDRPVLVPAGIDRAAVRARARAGDLPAVLRAFAPAGLRQAATTAPTASPLAGQLAERSVDDQLSVLVDLVRTHVGAVLGHVDPAALDAGQDFKSLGFDSMTAVQLRNRLRTATGLRLPATLVFDHPTMRAVATLLRTLLLDLPTERRAAAPAVTATAEPIAIIGMACRYPGGVTSPEELWQLLASGTDAVGGFPTDRGWDLATLYNPDPDTPGTTYAREGGFVRDAAEFDPAFFGISPREATAMDPQQRLLLEAAWESIERAGIDPTSLRGSATGVFTGLTHQEYVGRPGASADAEGYLLTGSTTSVASGRVAYTLGLEGPAVTVDTACSSSLVAVHLAAQSLRSGECELALAGGVTVMASPTGFIEFARQRGLAADGRCKPFAAAADGFGFSEGVGLLLLERLSTARERGHRVLAVVRGSAVNQDGASNGLTAPNGPSQERVIRQALTNARLTPADVDAVEAHGTGTTLGDPIEAQALLATYGQQRRDDQPLWLGSIKSNIGHAQAAAGAAGIIKMVLALGHDLLPRTLHVDTPTPHVDWTTGNVRLLDEPVEWRQNGHPRRAGVSSFGISGTNAHVILEEAPPAEAAAPSDDPWDGWTSWTLSARTDRALRDQAAHLLDRLRDEDVAPAAVAGVLARRTRFAHRAVVTAASRTDFTAALTALVDNEPHPHLTTTVSTDDGGKVAFCFTGQGSQYPGMGADLYATNPTYRQAFDQTCEALNPHLEHRLQDVVFSEPGSRLAGLLDTTAYTQPALFALHIALHQVATTQLGLKPDHLTGHSLGEITAAHLAGVLTLTDAAHLVTTRARLMNSITTPGAMTALQATRDEADELIAGHDGVTIAAVNTPHTTVISGDRHVCEQLAARWREQGRKTTALQVSHAFHSPHMNAITDEFHTVAAGLTYQAPTLPVISNVTGQLATTEQLTNPDYWVEHILAPVHYANGITTLHNQHGVRTFVELGPDATLTTLHTHTRPEALAVHTLHRDKPNQHTLLTAAATLNARPTGTHPHLDLPTYPFQRTRHWLPTRPDSGPRRAPVEPAGGHPLLGTPLDVAGAAGRWFTRTVVPERLRFVDQHRLLGTAVFPATALVEWALAAARGDSPERRWSLTGITFDEFLRCGNGATLALQSCVEPDGPGHRVRCFSRPADEPSTPWAQHVTVAAVHAGTSSTPHRLHLAGVRAGMADEDLDGFYDRLWRIGVEYGPGYRAMKRLLRSGDEALALIEVDEPERDGDGWLLHPMVLDACLHVGAAFGVSEDDFWLPAGIDRIEVYDRLPGRVWCRARSRGVPEGGERAMDLDLVTALGEPVARMTGVRLRAVPRTLVTGLAGSRLRRYDVTWHPLPGRPARRAEMGPRDTWLVCGRDAGMVADRHAQLLGLGCAAASLVLADGVQVPATASLAGGTVRVDPADDAALARLVDAARAEGVKLRGLLLGPDCGPAADDTATSAYRAARDALSVLRQVLRGYGDDAPDVVLCTTGAEAPAVDDVPTPAQALLGGLARAVVTEHPDLRCVQVDLDPAGPAPALSTVLDRVADADGATHLAVRDGTWYEARLRERELPDPGPGPVLRADAAYLVTGGFGGLGQAVAGWLADQGATNLVLLGRRVPAVEPPLLTALRERGVRLRCLAVDVADGDALAAALAGLAGDLPPLAGVVHAAGVVDDAVLAEQDWDRFRRVLDPKVRGGWHLHRATEGLDLDFFVLFSALGATVGSAGQANYLAANAFLDGLARHRHARGLPAISVGWGPWAQAGMAVDQDVLGRLAALGLDAIPTAEALAALGTFLDPAAGEPVGPVVGAARVDWRRSLTAAARSRPYRLLADVTPADLAGATETSAAPDLAVLAVTDPVAARELLLAGLLERVALLLGLSAADQESIRPTFAGTRLNELGLDSLTTVRLRQRLLVDYAADVPPADLFGGGTAADVAELICQQLTLRSVVAADDDDFDDEDAEVLIL; encoded by the coding sequence ATGAACGACGAAGACAAGCTCCGCAGCTACCTCAAGCGCGCCACCGCCGACCTGCGCTCGACGCGGCAGCTCCTACGCGAGGTGGAGGACCGGGCACACGAACCGGTGGCGATCGTCGGGATGGCCTGCCGGTATCCGGGTGGGATCGACACCCCGGAGCAGCTGTGGGACCTCCTCGCCGCCGGCGGCGACGCGATCGGACCGTTCCCGACCGATCGGGGCTGGGAGCTGGACTCGCTCTACGACCCGGACCCCGACTCGCCCGGCACGACGTACGCCCGCGACGGCGGGTTCCTCGCCGACGCCCCCGGGTTCGACGCCGCGTTCTTCGGAATCAGCCCGCGTGAGGCCACGGCGATGGACCCGCAGCAGCGACTCCTGTTGGAGACCGCCTGGGAGAGCGTCGAGCGGGCCGGCATCGACCCGGCCAGCCTGCGCGGCAGCGCCACGGGTGTCTTCGCCGGGGTGATCTCACAGGACTACCTGGCCCGGATGAGCGAGCCGGATCCCGACCTGGAGGGATACCTGGTCACCGGCAACTCGGGCAGCGTGGCCTCGGGGCGCATCGCGTACGTGCTGGGGCTGGAAGGTCCGGCGGTCACGGTGGACACGGCGTGTTCGTCGTCGCTGGTGGCGATGCACCTGGCGGTCCAGGCGATCCGGGGCGGCGAATGCGACATGGCGCTCGCGGGTGGCGCGACGATCCTCGCCCTGCCGCGCCCGTTCATCGAGTTCAGTCGGCAGCGGGGCCTGGCGCCGGACGGCCGGTGCAAGCCGTTCGCCGCCGCCGCCGACGGCACCGGCTGGGGCGAGGGCGTCGGCCTGCTGCTCCTGGAACGGCTGTCGGTCGCGCGGGAGCGCGGCCACCGGATCCTCGCCGTCATCCGCGGTTCGGCGGTGAACCAGGACGGGGCCAGCAACGGCCTCACCGCACCCAACGGGCCGTCGCAGGAACGGGTGATCCGGCAGGCCCTCGCCAACGCGAGGTTGACGCCGGCGGACGTGGACGTCGTGGAGGCCCACGGCACCGGCACCACCCTCGGCGACCCGATCGAGGCGCAGGCGCTCCTGGCCACGTACGGACAACACCGCCGCGACAACCAGCCACTCTGGCTGGGGTCGATCAAGTCGAACATCGGCCACACCCAGGCCGCCGCGGGGGTGGCCGGGGTGATCAAAATGGTCCAGGCGATGCGGCACGACCTGCTGCCCCGCTCGCTGCACATCGACGCGCCGAGCCCGCACGTCGACTGGGACAGCGGCAACGTCCGCCTCCTCGACCAGCCGGTCGACTGGCGGCAGAACGGGCATCCACGCCGGGCGGGGGTGTCCTCCTTCGGCGTCAGCGGCACCAACGCACACCTGATCATCGAAGAGGCCCCCGCCGATGAGCCGGTAGGCGGCGGGTCGGAACAGACCGGGTCGGGCACCACCATGACGTCGGCGACGCCGGCCGGCGGGGACGGTGCGGAGCTGACCGACCTGCCCGGTGGCGGCTGGGTGCCCTGGCTCCTGTCCGCGAAAACCGAGCCCGCCCTACGGGAGTACGCCCGCCGCCTACACGACTGGACCACCAACACGGACGACCTCGACCTCGTCGGCGTCGCCCACGCCCTCGCCAACCGGTCAGCCTTCCCGCACCGGGCCGTCGTCCTCGGCCGCACCGCCAACGAAATACGCGAGGCACTGACCGCGCTGGTCGACGGCGTCGAACACGACAACCTGAACGTCGGCGAAGCCCACGACAGCGGAAAAATCGCGTTCATCTACCCCGGACAGGGCAGCCAATGGCCCACCATGGCCCACACCCTCTACCGCACCTCCACCGTCTTCCGCCACAGCATCCAGGCCACCCACACCGCCCTACGCGAACACGTCGACTGGTCACTACTCGACATCGTCCTGCAACGGCCCACCGCAGCCAGCCTCAACCGAGTCGACGTCGTCCAACCCGTCCTGTACGCCGTCACCACCGCACTCACCGCACTCTGGCGACACCACGGCATCAACCCCCACGCCGTCATCGGCCACAGCCAAGGCGAAATCACCGCCGCCCACACCACCGGGACCCTCACCCTCGACCACGCGGTCCGGCTCATCACCCACCGCGCAAAAGCACTCACCACCATCGAAGGCACCGGCGGCATGCTCGCCATCACCGGCCCCACCCCCGAAGAACTACCCGACCTGCTCGAACGGCTGGCCCCCGAACACACCGCCGGACTCCACCTCGCCGCCCACAACGCACCCACCACCTGCGTACTCTCCGGCACCACAACCGCCATCCACGCCGCCCACCAAGCGCTGACCGAGCAGGGCTTCACCGCCAAAATCATCCCGGTCAACTACGCCAGCCACTGCCCACACATCGACCCCCTCCAGGCCGAACTGACCAGCGCCACCGTCCACCCCCAAGTCAGCGACACCACCTTCTACAGCAGCACCCGACAGCAGGCCACCCCAGGCACCGAACTCACCACCGACTACTGGTGGGACAACCTCCGCCAACCCGTCCACTTCCACCCCACCCTCCAACAACTGGCCGCCGACAACCACCACACCCTCATCGAAATCAGCCCCCACCCCCTACTCGCCCCCACCATCGACACCGAGTCGACCACCGTCTGCCACACCCTCCGCCGCGACACCGACCCCTGGCACACCCTCCTCACCAACACCGCCCACCTACACACCCACACCACCCACCCCATCACCTGGACCCACCTGCTGCCCGCCGCGAGGGCACACGCGACCCCGCCCACATACCCCTTCCACCACCAGCGGTACTGGTCGACCGTCGCGCCGGCCGCCCACCCGCGCCGCCTCGGCCTGCAAGCCACCAGCCATCCCCTGCTGGCCGCCACCATCACCACCGCCACCAGCGGCGAACACCTCTTCACCGGCCATATCTCCAGCCGGGCGCAGCCCTGGCTCGCCGACCACACCATCGCCGGTGCCGGCCTGCTGCCCGCCACCGCCCTGGTCGAGTTCGCCCTGCACGCGGGCTCCGTCGCCGGGTATCCACTACTGGAGGAACTGACCCTCGAAGCGCCGGTGCCGCTCACCGACGCCGCCACCGACCTCCAGGTCACCGTCACCGGATGCGACCAGCCGGGCCGGCGTACGCTCGCCGTCCACACCCGACCGGCCGACGAGCCGGACGCGGCGTGGACCACCCACGCCACCGGGCTGCTCACCGGCGACGACGACGGCGAGTCGAGCGTGCCGCCGCTCGCCGCCTGGCCGCCGGCCGGCGCGGAGCCGATCGACCTGGGCGGGGCGTATCCGCGGCTGGCCGAGGCGGGTTACCGGTTCGGGCCGGCGTTCCAGGGCCTGCGTCGGGCCTGGCGCGCCGGCGACGACCTGTACGCCGAGGTGGCGCTGCCCGACCAGATGGACGTAGCGGGGTACGCGGTGCATCCCGCGCTGCTCGACGCGGCCCTGCACCCGGCGGTACTGGCCGTCCTCGACGAGGACGCGGACACCGTCCGCCAGGCGTTCGCCTGGGAGCAGGTCCGACTGCACGCGACGGGGGCGACGGCGCTACGGGTACGCCTGACCCGCCAGTCACCGGAGCGGTTGGCGCTGGAAGCCCACGACCTGGCCGGTGAGCTGGTGCTGAGCGCAGCCGGAGTGCTGTCCCGGGCCACCTCGGCCGAAGGGATCGCCGCCGGGGCCGCCCGGCCGGACCGGCTCTTCCGGATGGAGTGGGTGCCCGTCCCGCCGGCGCCCGCCGAGTCGACCTCGTCCTGGGTGCTGGTCGGCGCGGACACCGCTCGGGCGTCCGGCGGGCTGCCGGGCGTACCCGTGATCGCGAAGTTCGGGGAGGCGGCGCGCGACGACGCGACGGCGCCCGCGGTGCTCGTGCTGCCGCTGCCCCCCGGTGACGACGGGGACGTGCCGGCGGCCGTGCACGAGCGGACCGGTCGGCTGCTCCGCACGGTGCGGGACTGGCTCGGCCGGGAGGAGCTGTCGGAGAGCCGGCTGGTCGTCCTCACCAGCGGCGCGGTCAGCATTGGGGCCCGAGAGCCGGTGACCGACCTGGCCGGCGCCGCCTGCTGGGGGCTGCTGCGCTCCGCCCAGACCGAACACCCCGACCGGCTCATCGTGATCGACACCGACCACAGTCCGGAGAGCGCCCGCGCGCTGGCCGCCGCCGTCGGCACCGCCACCCTGCGTGCGGAGCCGCAGCTCGCGCTGCGGGCCGGCGGGCTCCGCGCGCCCCGGCTGACCCCGGCCACGGTCGCGCCGGTCGCGCCGGTCCCGCTCGGTCCCGAGGGCACCGTGCTGGTCACCGGAGGCACCGGAACGCTCGGCCGGCTGACCGCCCGGCACCTGGTCACCCGGCACGGCGTACGCCACCTGCTGCTGGTCGGCCGGCGGGGCCCGGAGCACCCGGACGCCGCCGCCGTCGTACGGGAGCTGGGTGATCTCGGAGCCGCGGTGACCGTCGCCGCCGGGGACCTCGGCGATGCGGCGGTGGTCCGTGACCTCCTCGCCGGCATCGACCCGGCGCACCCGCTGACCGCGGTCTTCCACGCGGCCGGGGTGACCGACGGCGGACCGGTGGAACGGCTCACCGAGCGGCAGTTGCGCGACGTGCTGGCGCCGAAGGTCGACGCCGCCTGGCAGCTGCACCGGCTCACCGACGCGCACCTGGTGCTCTACTCCTCGATCGCCGGCAGCCTGAACACCAGCGGAGTGGCCAACTACGCCGCCGCGAACGCGTTCCTGGACGCCCTCGCCCAGCACCGGCGCGCGCAGGGTCTGCCCGCCACCGCCCTGGCCTGGGGCTACTGGGACGTCGAGACCGGGATGAGCGGGGCCATGTCGGAGGCCGACCGGCGACTGCTGGCCCGGGCCGGGCTCGCGGCGCTGCCCGTCGAGGAGGGGATGCGGCTCCTGGACACCGCGCTGGCGACCGACCGGCCGGTGCTGGTGCCGGCCGGCATCGACCGGGCGGCCGTCCGCGCCCGGGCCCGCGCCGGTGACCTGCCGGCCGTGCTGCGCGCGTTCGCCCCGGCCGGGCTACGGCAGGCCGCGACGACCGCACCGACGGCGTCCCCGCTCGCCGGACAACTCGCGGAGCGCTCGGTAGACGACCAGTTGTCGGTCCTGGTCGACCTGGTCCGGACGCACGTAGGCGCGGTGCTCGGGCACGTCGACCCCGCCGCACTCGACGCGGGGCAGGACTTCAAGAGCCTGGGCTTCGACTCGATGACGGCGGTGCAGCTGCGCAACCGGCTCCGGACCGCCACCGGGCTGCGGCTGCCCGCGACGCTCGTCTTCGACCACCCGACGATGCGGGCGGTGGCCACACTGCTCCGCACGCTGCTGCTCGACCTGCCCACCGAGCGGCGGGCAGCGGCGCCGGCGGTGACCGCCACGGCCGAACCGATCGCGATCATCGGGATGGCCTGCCGCTACCCGGGTGGGGTCACCTCCCCGGAGGAGTTGTGGCAGCTGCTCGCCTCCGGCACCGACGCGGTCGGCGGGTTCCCCACCGACCGGGGCTGGGACCTGGCCACCCTCTACAACCCGGACCCGGACACCCCGGGCACCACGTACGCCCGAGAGGGCGGCTTCGTCCGGGACGCCGCCGAGTTCGACCCGGCCTTCTTCGGGATCAGCCCGCGCGAGGCGACCGCGATGGATCCGCAGCAACGGCTGCTGCTGGAGGCCGCCTGGGAGAGCATCGAGCGGGCCGGCATCGACCCCACCAGCCTGCGCGGCAGCGCCACCGGTGTGTTCACCGGCCTCACCCATCAGGAGTACGTCGGCCGACCCGGCGCCTCGGCGGATGCCGAGGGCTATCTGCTGACCGGGAGCACCACCAGCGTGGCGTCCGGGCGGGTGGCGTACACCCTGGGCCTGGAGGGGCCGGCGGTCACGGTGGACACCGCCTGCTCGTCGTCGCTGGTGGCGGTGCACCTGGCGGCACAGTCCCTGCGTAGCGGTGAGTGCGAGCTGGCGCTCGCGGGCGGGGTGACCGTGATGGCGAGCCCCACCGGTTTCATCGAGTTCGCCCGGCAGCGGGGGTTGGCCGCCGACGGCCGGTGCAAGCCGTTCGCCGCGGCGGCGGACGGGTTCGGGTTCTCCGAAGGGGTGGGCCTGCTCCTTCTGGAACGCCTCTCCACCGCGCGGGAACGCGGTCACCGCGTCCTCGCCGTCGTACGAGGCTCGGCGGTCAACCAGGACGGAGCCAGCAACGGCCTCACCGCCCCGAACGGACCGTCCCAGGAACGCGTCATCCGCCAGGCCCTCACCAACGCCAGGCTGACACCAGCCGACGTGGACGCCGTCGAGGCCCACGGCACCGGCACCACCCTCGGCGACCCCATCGAAGCCCAGGCCCTGCTCGCCACCTACGGGCAGCAGCGGCGGGACGACCAACCGCTCTGGCTCGGGTCGATCAAGTCGAACATCGGCCACGCCCAGGCCGCCGCCGGTGCCGCCGGCATCATCAAGATGGTCCTCGCGCTAGGGCACGACCTGCTGCCCCGCACCCTGCACGTCGACACCCCCACCCCACACGTCGACTGGACCACCGGCAACGTCCGCCTCCTCGACGAGCCCGTCGAATGGCGGCAGAACGGCCACCCGCGCCGGGCCGGGGTGTCCTCGTTCGGCATCAGCGGCACCAACGCCCACGTCATCCTCGAAGAGGCGCCACCGGCGGAGGCCGCCGCGCCGAGCGACGACCCGTGGGACGGGTGGACGTCGTGGACTCTGTCAGCGCGGACGGACCGCGCGCTGCGCGACCAGGCGGCACACCTGCTCGACCGGCTGCGCGACGAGGATGTCGCGCCGGCGGCGGTCGCCGGGGTGCTGGCGCGGCGTACCCGGTTCGCGCACCGGGCGGTGGTCACCGCGGCCAGCCGTACCGACTTCACCGCCGCGCTGACCGCCCTCGTCGACAACGAGCCGCACCCGCACCTCACCACCACCGTCAGCACCGACGACGGCGGGAAGGTCGCCTTCTGTTTCACCGGTCAGGGCAGCCAGTACCCGGGCATGGGCGCCGACCTGTACGCCACCAACCCCACCTACCGACAGGCATTCGACCAGACGTGCGAGGCATTGAACCCCCACCTCGAACACCGCCTCCAAGACGTGGTTTTCTCCGAGCCAGGAAGCCGCCTCGCCGGGCTACTGGACACCACCGCCTACACCCAACCCGCACTGTTCGCCCTCCACATCGCCCTGCACCAGGTCGCCACCACCCAACTCGGCCTCAAACCCGACCACCTCACCGGACACTCCCTCGGCGAAATCACCGCCGCCCACCTCGCCGGAGTCCTCACCCTCACCGACGCCGCCCACCTCGTCACCACCCGAGCCCGACTCATGAACAGCATCACCACCCCCGGCGCCATGACCGCCCTCCAAGCCACCCGAGACGAAGCCGACGAATTGATCGCCGGCCACGACGGCGTCACCATCGCCGCCGTCAACACCCCACACACCACCGTCATCAGCGGCGACCGACACGTATGCGAACAACTCGCCGCCCGCTGGCGCGAGCAAGGACGCAAAACCACCGCACTCCAGGTCAGCCACGCCTTCCACTCACCCCACATGAACGCCATCACCGACGAATTCCACACCGTCGCCGCCGGGCTCACCTACCAGGCACCCACCCTGCCCGTCATCAGCAACGTCACCGGACAACTCGCCACCACCGAACAACTCACCAACCCCGACTACTGGGTGGAACACATCCTCGCCCCCGTCCACTACGCCAACGGCATCACCACCCTCCACAACCAACACGGCGTCCGCACCTTCGTCGAACTCGGACCGGACGCCACCCTCACCACCCTGCACACCCACACCCGACCCGAGGCGCTCGCCGTCCACACCCTGCACAGGGACAAGCCGAACCAACACACCCTGCTCACCGCCGCCGCCACCCTGAACGCCCGGCCCACCGGCACCCACCCCCACCTCGACCTGCCCACGTACCCGTTCCAGCGCACCCGCCACTGGCTGCCGACCAGGCCGGACAGCGGACCGCGCCGCGCGCCGGTCGAGCCGGCCGGCGGTCATCCCCTGCTCGGCACGCCGCTGGACGTGGCCGGGGCCGCCGGACGCTGGTTCACCCGGACGGTGGTCCCCGAGCGGCTCCGCTTCGTCGACCAGCACCGGCTGCTCGGCACGGCGGTCTTCCCGGCGACCGCGCTCGTCGAGTGGGCGCTCGCGGCGGCCCGCGGCGACTCCCCGGAACGCCGGTGGAGTCTGACGGGAATCACCTTCGACGAGTTCCTGCGCTGCGGCAACGGTGCCACGCTCGCCCTGCAGTCCTGCGTGGAGCCGGACGGGCCGGGGCACCGGGTGCGCTGCTTCAGCCGCCCGGCGGACGAGCCGTCGACGCCGTGGGCACAGCACGTCACCGTCGCCGCCGTACACGCCGGCACCTCGTCCACGCCGCACCGGCTGCACCTGGCCGGCGTACGGGCCGGCATGGCGGACGAGGACCTCGACGGCTTCTACGACCGGCTCTGGCGGATCGGCGTCGAGTACGGGCCCGGGTACCGGGCGATGAAGCGGCTGCTGCGCTCCGGGGACGAGGCCCTCGCCCTGATCGAGGTGGACGAACCGGAACGGGACGGCGACGGGTGGTTGCTGCACCCGATGGTGCTCGACGCCTGCCTGCACGTGGGGGCGGCCTTCGGGGTCAGCGAGGACGACTTCTGGCTCCCCGCCGGCATCGACCGGATCGAGGTGTACGACCGGCTGCCCGGCCGGGTCTGGTGCCGGGCCCGGTCCCGGGGCGTGCCGGAGGGCGGCGAGCGGGCGATGGACCTCGACCTGGTCACCGCGCTGGGCGAGCCGGTGGCGAGGATGACCGGCGTCCGGCTGCGCGCCGTACCGCGTACCCTCGTCACCGGCCTGGCCGGGTCGCGGCTGCGCCGCTACGACGTGACCTGGCACCCGCTGCCCGGTCGGCCGGCCCGCCGGGCCGAGATGGGCCCACGCGACACCTGGCTGGTCTGCGGCCGGGACGCCGGGATGGTCGCGGACCGGCACGCCCAACTGCTCGGTCTCGGCTGCGCCGCCGCCTCGTTGGTGCTGGCCGACGGCGTCCAGGTGCCGGCGACCGCCTCCCTCGCCGGCGGGACGGTGCGGGTGGATCCGGCCGACGACGCGGCCCTGGCCCGGCTGGTCGACGCGGCCCGCGCCGAGGGCGTCAAGCTGCGGGGGCTGCTGCTCGGCCCGGACTGCGGCCCGGCCGCGGACGACACCGCCACCTCGGCCTACCGGGCCGCACGGGACGCGCTGTCCGTGCTCCGGCAGGTCCTGCGAGGGTACGGCGACGACGCGCCGGACGTGGTGCTCTGCACCACCGGCGCGGAGGCGCCGGCCGTGGACGACGTGCCGACGCCGGCGCAGGCGCTGCTCGGCGGGTTGGCCCGCGCGGTGGTGACCGAGCATCCCGACCTGCGCTGCGTGCAGGTGGACCTCGACCCGGCCGGGCCCGCGCCGGCGCTCTCCACGGTCCTCGACCGGGTCGCCGACGCCGACGGCGCCACCCACCTCGCGGTACGCGACGGCACCTGGTACGAGGCCCGGCTACGGGAACGTGAGCTGCCGGATCCGGGCCCGGGCCCGGTGCTCCGCGCCGACGCGGCGTACCTGGTCACCGGCGGCTTCGGTGGACTGGGCCAGGCGGTGGCCGGCTGGCTGGCCGACCAGGGGGCGACCAACCTGGTCCTGCTCGGGCGGCGGGTGCCGGCGGTCGAACCGCCGCTGCTGACCGCACTGCGCGAACGCGGGGTACGGCTGCGCTGCCTGGCCGTGGACGTCGCGGACGGCGACGCGCTGGCCGCCGCCCTGGCCGGGCTCGCCGGGGACCTGCCGCCGCTGGCCGGAGTGGTGCACGCGGCCGGTGTCGTCGACGACGCCGTCCTGGCCGAACAGGACTGGGACCGGTTCCGCCGGGTGCTGGACCCGAAGGTCCGCGGCGGCTGGCACCTGCACCGGGCCACGGAGGGTCTCGACCTGGACTTCTTCGTGCTGTTCTCCGCCCTCGGCGCGACGGTCGGCTCCGCCGGTCAGGCCAACTACCTGGCCGCGAACGCCTTCCTGGACGGCCTGGCCCGGCACCGGCACGCACGGGGCCTGCCGGCGATCAGCGTCGGCTGGGGGCCGTGGGCGCAGGCCGGCATGGCCGTCGACCAGGACGTGCTGGGCCGGTTGGCCGCGCTCGGCCTGGACGCGATCCCCACCGCCGAGGCACTGGCGGCGCTGGGTACGTTCCTCGACCCGGCGGCCGGGGAGCCGGTCGGGCCGGTGGTCGGGGCGGCCCGGGTGGACTGGCGTCGATCGCTGACCGCGGCGGCCCGCTCCCGGCCGTACCGGCTGCTGGCGGACGTGACCCCGGCCGACCTCGCCGGGGCCACCGAGACGTCGGCCGCGCCGGACCTGGCCGTGCTCGCGGTCACGGACCCGGTGGCGGCGCGCGAGCTGCTGCTGGCCGGGCTGCTGGAGCGGGTGGCGCTGCTGCTCGGCCTCAGCGCCGCCGACCAGGAGTCGATCCGGCCCACCTTCGCCGGGACCCGGCTGAACGAGCTGGGCCTGGACTCGCTGACCACGGTACGGCTGCGCCAGCGGCTACTGGTCGACTACGCGGCCGACGTACCGCCGGCGGACCTGTTCGGCGGCGGTACGGCAGCGGACGTGGCGGAGCTGATCTGCCAGCAGTTGACGCTGCGCAGCGTCGTCGCCGCCGATGACGACGACTTCGACGACGAGGACGCCGAGGTGCTGATCCTGTGA